Within Cellulophaga sp. L1A9, the genomic segment ACGTTGGTCCTATGCATTATTGCGAGTTCAATAAAAGCAATATAGTATAAAATGCTTGATGTAAATTTAAAAAGTGTTTTTCAATTTGTTTACTAAAATAAAGTGATGAAGCTAAAGCCGGATGAACGGTTTAAACCCCATTTATAAATAGCTATAATTCTTTTGAAATTCAACAACTCTTTCTACCATATGGACAATCATTCCATAAAAAAAGCTCCCAAATTGGGAGCTTTTTTCAATCACATTTAATTTATATTTTATCCCTTTGAATCTGCCTTGAACCAAAAATCTATAGCTACTTCTTCTGGTCTTTGATCTTGATCTGGGCGATCTCCGCCTTGAGATCCGCCTTGACGACCACCTGGGCCTCCGCCACTACCTCCAGGTCCGCCGCTTTGGCCACCGCGCCCACCTTGGCCACCGCCACCAAAACTAATGTTTGATGAGCTATCCTCTTCTCTCTCTATTTTTGTAGTTACCACTCCTATCGTCATTTTTGATCCATCTACAGGATGTGAACTTATATTATTTTTAGGCATTATGAGCTCATAATGCAAAAAGCCAGCATCTTTATCATAGTCATAAGCAATACTGATTGCTAGATTATTTAGATCTAAATGAAATTCTTGCGCTAAATCAGGAGTACTATAGCGTGCCATTTTTGACATGTCTACCAATACGGCTAAAATAGCTGGACCTCTTTCGTCATCTTTTTCTTCTCGTTCTCCACTAGTTCCACGAGGGCTTTCATTGCTATTGGGTTTCCCTTGTGGTAGGGCTACTTCAGAAGGGTATTGAACAGCGACGTTCTTTTTTCGTTTTCCTTTTACATCAAAATAAACAGAAAAACCACGATGCAACATAGAAAGCATTGTTGCCTCATCTGTTGTGCTTAATTGCACATAAACATTTTTAGCATCCATAGTACTGCTATAGTTTATAGTGCCCTCACTATTTTCAAGTGATACTTGAGCCTGACTTTTTAACACCCCAAACAGCCCTAGAATGCAAAGCGACCATTTAATTTTATTGAAAATAAACTTCATTTTTTTCTACTTAAATTAGGTATGATTTACCCTAAAGCTATCAAATAACAAAAGGCAAATACCATACTTTCAGTGAATAGCCTATAGTTCTTAGTGAATACAGGATAACTTCCTTTCCATTTAAATTAATGCTCCCTAGTCATCACCCTATAATCCTAACAGGAATCCTTATCTTTACAGACTCAATACTGATGATTATACAATTTTGCAACAGATAAAAGCTTACTTAGATCAAATAGCGACCATCTCTACTAAAGATTGGGAATATTTTACGTCTAAATTACAAGGCCGTGTCATTCCGAAGAAAACTATTTTTTTAAAAATTAATGAGATCGAAAACCATATTTCTTTTATTGAATCTGGTGTAGTACGCTTGTTTATTCCCAAAGAGGACCCTGAAAAAGAAATTACTTTTGGCTTTAGTTTTGAAAACCAATTTATCAGTGCCTATGATTCTTTTTTAACCCAACAACCTTCTGCCTATCAACTGGAAACGCTAACAGAAACTACGCTTTTGAGCATTACCTATAGTGATTTACAAGCCGTTTATAAAAATACCCAAATAGGAAACCTTATTGGCAGACTAACCGCAGAACGCCTTTTTCTATTAAAATCTAAGCGCGAACAAAACTTACTAAATCTCACCGCAGAAGAACGCTACCTAAAGTTATTTAAAGAACGGCCAGAACTCATAAAAGTAATTCCTTTAAAATACATTAGCTCCTATATTGGTGTTACCGCACAGGCTTTAAGCCGAATTAGAAAGCGTCTATAGTACGTGTTTTATTGATTTAGGTTCATTGTTTTCCGACAAACAACACAGTATCTTTGTAAAAAAAGTTATGGCAGTAATCATTTTTGTTTTAGTGCTTTGGTATGGAGGGTTGTTTTTTCAATCATTCTTTTTACACCGGTATG encodes:
- a CDS encoding Crp/Fnr family transcriptional regulator, which codes for MQQIKAYLDQIATISTKDWEYFTSKLQGRVIPKKTIFLKINEIENHISFIESGVVRLFIPKEDPEKEITFGFSFENQFISAYDSFLTQQPSAYQLETLTETTLLSITYSDLQAVYKNTQIGNLIGRLTAERLFLLKSKREQNLLNLTAEERYLKLFKERPELIKVIPLKYISSYIGVTAQALSRIRKRL